GTCCTTTCCCCCTCTTTTTAAGAATTTGTTCCATATATATCCAATAAAATTTATTCTATAAGCTCTGTGTGTACGTTAATTAATTAAACCTTTAAAAACAAATAGttaaatatacaatttttttgggtaatttttttatagaatattattttaaaataatattattatgctattttatttttcatatttatttaattagttgaATAAAGTTTTACAATTTTTGGACTTGAATGATTTTTAGGTAAATAAACCTAATTAAAATAACTTGTACCTAATGTGAATTTAAATACCACTAGTTTTCACAAAtgatctttttttattttcgtGCCATTTCTTTATACAAGGAAATAGTAGCACTAATTAAGGCTAACCAATTAAAAATAGATTCTCATTCGCTAATATCGATCATGCTTGTCCATTCTTATTTGCTATTCTTACATCACGGAATCATTTTGGCAAGCAAATAAAAGTATATAGATTTTTGGAAACCATTTCATAGATTGattaaagaataataataagaataaaactAAGAAGGAAACATGACTTGTGCTATCAGAtgcaaattttgaaattttctcCTAAATACAACTCCTTTTTTTCTCTTGCAGGTCTTGTGGaaatttcttttgtttaaatgtttttatatgttttcaacaacattattttcttaatattattatgttataaaagaaattatttatccaTTGGTTATTAAGTTTTCTTTTGGTCAAAAACTACTGGTGGGACTGTTGTTACTTCTACTATATTTGTACCTTACAGAAAAGTGAGACCTATTAATTCCAATACATGACATACGTATCGAATATATTTGGATGGATAAGAACAAACAATcatatcattatttatttatttttttccttctaaGCTTTGTTTTAAGACAGAAGTGACAGTTTTTATTAACAACCAATGGAAAGCTAGAGGGAAATAGAATAACAATATATTCTGATATATACAATAACACACTTGACTTTtctatgatttttattttaacaagaACTCAATCTAAAATGTAAACTAGAATATCTATGAAACTGAAAGAAGTGTATAATGGTTGTTAAATTGATGAATTTCGGCTTATAAATTTATCCATGTGAATACATGAGATTCATGTTGAACCACCCATATTATCACAATTGGTTGTTCCACTCACTCTTGTTCCATGCATGAATATGATCTAGAAACTACCTAAAATCCATGAAAAACGTCATATAGCATCTTCAACCAACAAGAGGCAAAaaggagagtgagagagataaAGATGTTGCCAGGTAGGGCGCTCTCATCCTATCTACTTTTCCAAAATTTCTACCCATGATGAGGCATAGTGGAACCAAGTATTCCTCCTTCATCATCACTCATTATAAATACACATGCAACTCTCTTTCTCCTGCAACAAATTTCATTCAAAAGAGGATCTCTGAGTCTCTTGTACTAGTCATGAGCTTCCATAATATGGATAACATTGTATTAAAGCTGACTAGTTTATACACCCTGTTGGTGCTTTTACTTTTTCTATCTTATAAGCCTGCTCTTTCATTTGCTACTAGGCATAGCCAATATTGGGGTGGTGGCAGGACATTGAGCTCTGGTTATAATGGTGATCTTGTCACTAACTTGCCTGGCCAGCCTAAGGTAAATTTCCAGCACTATGCTGGATATGTCACAGTCAATGAAACCAATGGAAGAGCACTCTTTTACTGGTTCTATGAGGCTATGAACAAGCCAGAAGAGAAACCATTGGTGCTTTGGCTTAATGGAGGTAAAAGCAGATAATAGTTAATGTCTTTGTTTTAATTTGCTGTGTGGAACATTCGGAAGCAAAATCTGAGTGAATAGTGTGTGTGGTTACAGATCTATGATCAAACATGTCAAGCTCATAATACTATAAAACTACATATGTCACATCTTTCGTTGGGGTGGTGTTACATTTCCATCACTTGTGTCATTCGTATGTATGTTTAAGGAGAAAGCCGTGTCCTTATCAACAATGAAAATAAGTTATGAGCTCTaggtttttattttgtttaggtGGAGTGGGATAGTATTAGGTGGCAGCTAATGAGAGAGCGTTTGCAACACTTGTGGTTTCATTTTGTGTTTGTTGTTGCTGATGTTCTCTGCTTAGGTGACAACATGATTTTATGCTACAGGTCCTGGGTGCTCTTCTGTGGGATACGGAGCAACACAGGAGATTGGTCCATTTTTAGTGGACACTGATGGCCAGGGCCTCAAATTTAATAACTTCTCATGGAACAGAGGTATCGTGATGACCACTACTAAATATACATACTTTCTGCCACAATATCACTTTCTTTTCATGCCATATTCTATCAAATTTTGATGGTGAACCACAGCTAGAGCTCCATTATTGGTCCcctcaaaattattatttattccgATGTACTATTTATTAAACAACtccaataataatttatacaagaacttttttatttctgttttttatCACATTATTTATTAGATCTCGTACTATTTTTTTGATAtaacaaatatgttttttctttttatttggtGCTAAGAAATGATTGTATATGTGATGTTGCAGAAGCCAGCATGTTATTCCTGGAATCTCCTGTTGGAGTTGGCTTTTCATACTCAAATACAAGCAGTGACTATGACCAATTGGGAGATGATTTAACAGGTCAATACTTATCTTAATGCTGCTGCTGCATATTATGCAGCAACCACTCCGCCATTTTCTTGAATGTGGGTCACATTTTCTATTGTTCGAAGCTTAATTATGGAAAGCAGATCTCTGACAAATTCCACTATACTCTTTCTATTATTTGTGACAGCTAACGATGCTTACTCCTTTCTTCGCAATTGGTTCCAAAAGTTTCCATCATACAGAACGAGGCCATTTTACATAGCAGGGGAGAGCTATGCAGGTATTGAAATTGAAATACCTTTTTCTGCACAACTCATTTCTGGTCAATTATTCTAATGAAATTGATCATTTATTTTCAGGAAAGTATGTACCAGAGCTGGCTGAACTCATCCATGATAGGAACAAGGACCCCTCTCTCTATATTGATCTCAAGGGTATTCTGGTATGGTCCTACATAAATTAAAAGTCAAAACAATTTGCTTGATAAAAATCATGGCACAACGAATCTTCCTTTACTAAAATTTGTTTTCCATCTAGTCTAGCATTTCTATATTTTAGTTCAAACCGTAGGAATTGAAAATAGACCTCTTATCCACATCATGTTCCACTTTCAATAGCTGAGAAATTTGTAAAGAAAAATCTTTACTTCTTATcactataatttaaaaatttcagTGTGCTAGTGTATGGATTGAACCCTCTCTCATTGGGCATGTATAAAGTTGTGCAAATAACTAATATGAAGGAGAaagtattaatatttatttttttgaaattcttTTGCAGTTGGGTAACCCTGAAACATCTGATGCTGAGGATTGGATGGGCCTGGTTGATTATGCTTGGAGCCATGCAGTGATATCTGATGAAACTCATAAAATAATCAAGACAAGTTGTGACTTTAACAGCAGTGATCCATGGCGTAACCAAGATTGTAGTCAAGCTGTGGATGAAGTACTCAAACAATACAACGAAATTGATATCTACAGTCTCTACACCTCTGTCTGCTTTGCCAGTACAGCACGTTCAGACGATCAATCCATGCAAACTTCCATGAAGCTTACATCTAAAATGGTGCGTGAAGAAAATATCTTACTCATACCATACTTTTTCCAGGGAAAAAAGAAAACCGCTTTAAACAAAAGTTGTTGTCCATGGAATATAGATCTGTTGGTGAACGAATAATTTGAATGAGCATTATACTGTAGAATTGGAAAACTCATTAACTAAAAAGATAATCAGTCATTTTTATAACAACTATAAACACTGTACttttatgaatttattattGTGAGTAATTTGAAATgattaatttaaacaaaacttGATTGATTTATTGAGTATATAAGTGTTCTGAGACACTAACCTATTTAATTTGGTTGACTAGATGCCTAGGATGTTGGGTGGCTATGATCCATGCCTTGATGACTATGCTAAAGCTTTTTATAATAAACCAGATGTTCAGAAGGCTCTTCATGCCAGTGATGGTCACAATCTAAAGAATTGGAGCATTTGCAAGTAATTTTTTAACCCTTTTAGCTTTCCTGTCATGACAACATTAGAAATGCACTAATCCAACAATATACATAAAATCTTAGATAGCGCatacatattatattattaattatgtgATTATCTTTTGCTGaatgatttttaattatgaaatgtAGCAACAAGATATTCAATGACTGGGCCGATTCAAAGCCATCTGTCATCCCAATTTACAAGAAACTTATTTCAGCAGGACTTAGGATTTGGGTTTACAGGTAAACCATTGAATATATTATGAATCTCAATATATTCACGGAATTGTGCTTGCTACTGAATTTTCCAGAAGCTTCTTTTCATCATGTTGTGTTGTTGGATGTTTCAGTGGAGACACAGATGGTAGAGTACCAGTGTTGTCCACAAGATATAGCTTAAGCTCTCTTGCCTTGCCTGTCACTAAATCATGGAGGCCTTGGTACCATGAAAACGAGGTAATTGTTAAATCATGAAAAACAAATTCGCTTAATTTTCTTACAGAAAAATCCAATTCTTGTCTGAATATAGTTCATGATATATAGTTTATATGCAAAGCAATTCGTccaatactttttttataatcaCTCATTTTTAGTAAGTTATTATTATACTGAGACGAAGATAGTTTTGGTTGAATTAACTTTCTTTTTTTGGTATGTTAATGTTGTAATCTGATTGGAACAGGTTAGTGGATGGTTTGAAGAATACGAGGGGCTAACATTTGCAACGTTTCGAGGAGCTGGGCATGCAGTTCCCTGTTTTAAACCAAGCAATTCACTTGCGTTCTTCACTTCCTTTCTCAATGGAGAATCACCACCTTCTACAAAATAAGAAATCTGTATAATAATCATATTGGGTGCTCTTTGTGTGACCCCATATGAAGATTTTGCTCTTACATTAGCAATAGCTAATACCTATCATATTGTTAAAATGCGAAGCAACCCTAtgcaaatgtaatgaataaAAGAGTTTGCTCCCTATTCACCCTATACAAAATGCGAAGCTGTAGCCACAATCCATTgcattaaacaaataaaatcctTACGCCGAAATTCAAAAGTTCCAGTGAAAGGTACGAAGAGAGGAATATGAATACGACACAATAAAcccttttctaaaaaaaatacaatgattATTTCTTATTATCTTGACTTCAACTTTAGATAAATTGGCCTGGTTTTAAGGCTTTTGGATTGAcagatattatatattatatccGAAACCATTTCTTAAAGCAGGTAGGGAAATTACTTGATGCAGGCCAAAGCTTTGTACAACAATTAATGTGTTTAAAGGACCGACTGAACTTCAGCTTCTGCATAGTTATAACTTTCATTTTTGGCACTGAATAACGCAGAGAGAGATCAATCTTGGAGGGCTTTGTGTTTCTCCGTAAGGAAGATAGAAAGCTTTGCTAATATCCTCAAGCAATTGTGTATTAGATTCAAATGATTTTCTAGAGTTGTAGAACATCTGAAAAAGTTTCAAGCATGTCAAAGGCTTCGGCAAATTACTCTCACTGTCAACTAAAAcattataaaacattaaaacatgTTTAAGGAATTCTACCCTATTTTCATTTATATGAAATATCTATATCTTTAGTTGTAACTGATGTATTCAATATATAAGACATATAACATCACTAGGTTATAAGCATAAGTAGTTTAGTGATGGTGCTGGCCTGAGATTCTGGTGTATTCAGAAAATATGAAGCTGGAGGAATCATCATGGTGTGTATGAAAATAGACACCATGCCATCAATTGCTGGTGGCTGTTCCTTTTTGTTCCACTTTGTCAGCCACCAAAGGAAAGTTTCACACCACTTAACAAAAGTAACACTCTCATGTTAAACACACtaggttaaaaataattttatatactaaaTTCTTGTAGACTACTCTTTATATCATGAATCCCTCCTTGTTGGAGATATTTTGTAGCAGCTTCACTCACGAGATTATCCACAACATTAAATATGACTTTGCAGTGGCTACTTTAAGCCCTCATGATCCCACCTGTGACATATATTAGTGAAAGTATTGAAAATGTACATGTTTTACATAcattttccttttctattttaataagGTTTCCGAGTtacaaaattaaagtaaaaaaatctGTTAACAGGAAACTTTGTTAAATAACAATGTAGTGTGTGTTTGTTTGGATTAATGTTAAATATACATGTATCTTTTGTTATTATTGTCAATTTTATCTTTTGTGTTTATTTCAATAATAGTGGgttaaatatttaaagaatTTCGAATTAGTTGTGAGTTTATATATAAACATTCTCATTTATGAATTTTCATATAGTTACTTATTCTTcaaattaaaagtttttaaCCTTTCTGTTTCCCAAAGTTCCATTAGTTTTCATTTTACTAACAGTAGTATCAAGAGTTTGTTTAGTATGAGCTACGGGATAAATTACTGAACACTAAATTCAGTAAGACACTATTGAGTGATCGGATGAAAAAATGTTTCTAGATTTTAATGATGAAAAAATAGTGATCGGATTTGTTTTGAGGTTAATTTGAGGGATAATATGCATGATCAAATTTGTTAGGTTTCTcgttaaaaaatattgaaattacaaaaaaaataaagaacttTTAGAGTGACCCAAtccatatgaaaaaaaaacatatatacatGCAGTCAAAAGTTCATGCTTAACATGTATTCACTAAACAATAACTTTCACAAAAGTCAAAAAAGATAGTAATAGTCATCCCAGATAAACACAAACTGGTCATTCATCTTGCTATTCAATGTGTGTGCCTCTATAATATTTTGACAACACATTAGTTTTTCACCTAAAAATTTATGGTTTTAATGTCTCAAAGTTGGAATTCAAGATCTACTCAAATGAAAAACCTTGTTAAAACTATCACAATTGCAAAACTAAGAAGCAAGCCTCACACCAAGAGTAAAAGGTCTAATTAAATGAATGAAGTGATTAGTAGTGTATTTAATAAACAACAGAATGTCCTTCGTGATTTCTTGGTCAACCTCATCTCCTCATTCTCTTGTTTCAAAACTGATTTCTTTTGCATTCTTCTGCTTCAACTCTGCCATCTCCTGATTGAAATGGGAGAAACAAGAATCCAGAGAAACCCTAACACAAGAGAAAGGGAGAAGGGATATGAGAGAACGTAAAAAAAGTTGTGAAGAGAAAAAGAGTATTATATTTCAGTGTGTTACAAAAGATACAAGCGGGTATAAAAAGCAGAAAAATAACAGAGGCAGGCAGCCCAAACAGTGCCAAACAAAAAAGCCCAACCATAAAGTAAAGGCCCGTATGTAGccaaataaaaatacaaagtacaaatattttataaaaaacattCAATAAAGTTGAATGactttatatgtttttttgaattaataatttattccgtcccataatttatttttttatttagcgTCATTCCCCTCTTTTTTCTAACTCTTCTATCTTTTACATCaatagatttttaaaaaatgtatttggtTGTAAATCACAATCTAATACTTGAATCCATTATCATCATATCTGATTGATTTTATtcaaattcaattcaattaaaaatctAAACCAATGGAATTTAATTTACATTCTTCTAATTGGTGGGATTAATCTCTTCTCCAATCCTGCATGTTGTGAGAATTACAAAGTCAAAATTCTGTGAAATATGAAAACGTTGGATGATCATGTTATTTTCAGGAGGAGTAGTCCAAGAAACTTTTACACAAAATGATTTTGTTTTGCGTAAATCAGATACCATATTATACGATATATAACACTAGGAAAGACAACAAATATAGGATAAGGATTTGCAAGATCATTCActtcttttaatatattttattttgtctgttcatttattttatctcttctttttgaaaattttacttCTAAAATAGGGGTTAAAAAACgagtaagtttaattttttttttttggactGATTCACTCAGATTTCTCAAAATTAAGGTGCGACTTCTTGACTACTTAAACAGACAGGCTAGAAATATTCATTGCCTTTACTagtttgtcattttttttaaaatttttttttatatattttattatatatatatatattaaattttaaaatatattcaattatataaatattttataaatttaattgattagttaatattaattaagatgATTA
The sequence above is a segment of the Phaseolus vulgaris cultivar G19833 chromosome 2, P. vulgaris v2.0, whole genome shotgun sequence genome. Coding sequences within it:
- the LOC137812001 gene encoding serine carboxypeptidase-like 31 isoform X2, giving the protein MNKPEEKPLVLWLNGGPGCSSVGYGATQEIGPFLVDTDGQGLKFNNFSWNREASMLFLESPVGVGFSYSNTSSDYDQLGDDLTANDAYSFLRNWFQKFPSYRTRPFYIAGESYAGKYVPELAELIHDRNKDPSLYIDLKGILLGNPETSDAEDWMGLVDYAWSHAVISDETHKIIKTSCDFNSSDPWRNQDCSQAVDEVLKQYNEIDIYSLYTSVCFASTARSDDQSMQTSMKLTSKMMPRMLGGYDPCLDDYAKAFYNKPDVQKALHASDGHNLKNWSICNNKIFNDWADSKPSVIPIYKKLISAGLRIWVYSGDTDGRVPVLSTRYSLSSLALPVTKSWRPWYHENEVSGWFEEYEGLTFATFRGAGHAVPCFKPSNSLAFFTSFLNGESPPSTK
- the LOC137812001 gene encoding serine carboxypeptidase-like 31 isoform X1 encodes the protein MSFHNMDNIVLKLTSLYTLLVLLLFLSYKPALSFATRHSQYWGGGRTLSSGYNGDLVTNLPGQPKVNFQHYAGYVTVNETNGRALFYWFYEAMNKPEEKPLVLWLNGGPGCSSVGYGATQEIGPFLVDTDGQGLKFNNFSWNREASMLFLESPVGVGFSYSNTSSDYDQLGDDLTANDAYSFLRNWFQKFPSYRTRPFYIAGESYAGKYVPELAELIHDRNKDPSLYIDLKGILLGNPETSDAEDWMGLVDYAWSHAVISDETHKIIKTSCDFNSSDPWRNQDCSQAVDEVLKQYNEIDIYSLYTSVCFASTARSDDQSMQTSMKLTSKMMPRMLGGYDPCLDDYAKAFYNKPDVQKALHASDGHNLKNWSICNNKIFNDWADSKPSVIPIYKKLISAGLRIWVYSGDTDGRVPVLSTRYSLSSLALPVTKSWRPWYHENEVSGWFEEYEGLTFATFRGAGHAVPCFKPSNSLAFFTSFLNGESPPSTK